The nucleotide window CCATCGAGAACCTCAAACCCTGTCCCGGCTCCGTCGAGCTGCTGGAGTACTTCCGCGCACGCGGCGGCTACCTGGGGGCGCTCTTGGGTGACGGTGGCGACCCGGCCTTTGCAGAGCGACTCAAGCACATGGTGCGCGAGACCGTCGCGTCGCGCGCGCTGGAGGGCATCGACCTCCTGGCCATCGGGGCCTTTTTCGACTACTACCTCACCTTCGCCATCTCGGCTGAGGTAGGCGTCCTCGTTCGTTGGCTCACCAGCGGCATGCGCGAGAGCAGCGAAGCGATGGCGCGCGTCATGACTGCCCTCATGTTCGTACGCCCCGGCGACCTGTACGGAAAGAAGATCGAGTTCGACATCCCGAGCTTGGGGCTTGCCTTGCTGACAATGAGGGAGAACGACGATGACTAACCACATGGAATCGACAGCTGCCCAGGTCCGCGCCCGCCAGCCGATCGAGCTCGTGCAGTTCGAGGCGGAACTCAGGCCCAAGAACCCCATCGATTTGTCCCACGCGCACCTGCGCCTGGGCATCGACGTGGGCTCGACCACCGTCAAGCTTGCCGTCATCGACGACAACGACAACCTGGTCTACGCCAACTACGAGCGCCACCACACCGACGTCAAGGCCACGGCCGCGCAGGTCTTCGCCAAGGCGCGCAGCGTCGTCGGCGACGTGCCCATGCGCGTCTCCATCACCGGGTCGGGCGGCATGCTCCTGTCCCAGTGGCTGAACGTGGAGTTCGTCCAGGAGGTCATCGCCTCCAAGCACGCCGTCGAGGCCCTCATCCCCCAGACCGACTGCGCCATCGAGCTCGGTGGCGAGGACGCAAAGATCATCTACTTCGACAATGGCATCGAGCAACGCATGAACGGTACCTGCGCCGGTGGCACGGGTGCCTTCATCGACCAGATGGCCTCCCTCATGGAGACCGACGCGACGGGCCTGAACGAGCTCGCCAAGGGTGCGTCGCACATCTACCCGATCGCGTCGCGCTGCGGCGTCTTCGCCAAGTCGGATGTCCAGCCGCTGCTGAACGAGGGCGCCGCCCGTGAGGACGTGGCCGCCTCCATCTTCCAGGCCGTCGCCAACCAGACCGTCTCTGGCCTGGCCTGCGGCCATCCCATCCGTGGATATGTCGCCTTCCTCGGCGGCCCCTTGCAGTACCTCTCGGAGCTGCGCCACCGCTTCTACGAGACCCTGCGGCTCGACGAGCAGCATCGCGTCATCCCCGAGAACGCCCACCTCTTCGTCGCCACGGGTGCCGCCCTTGCCGGCGAGTCCGACACCTATGTCACCTTCTCCGAGGTCATCGACGACCTCAGGAACCTGGGCGACACCCAGGGCAGCGAGGTTGCCCGTCTCGACCCGCTCTTCGCGACCGAGGACGCCTACCGCAGCTTCAAGGAGCGCCATGACCAGGAGGTCGTGGCCAAGGGCAGCCTGGACGGCTACCACGGCCGCGTGTTCATCGGCCTGGACGCGGGCTCCACCACGATGAAGGCCGCCGTCGTGGGAGAGGACGGCGAGCTCCTCTACACCTGGTACGACAACAACAACGGCGACGTCCTGGGCACGGCGCGCAGGATCATGGACGACATCTACGACCATCTGGGCGAGGGCTGCACCATCGGTCACGTCACCACCACCGGCTACGGCGAGGGCATCCTGATCGAGGCGCTCGGTGCCGACTCCGGCGAGATCGAGACCGTCGCCCACCTGCGTGGGGCCCGCGCCTTCGTCCCCGACGTCAACTTCATCCTCGACATCGGCGGCCAGGACATGAAGTGCCTGCAGGTCAAGAACGGCATCATCGAGCACATTTCGCTCAACGAGGCCTGCTCCTCGGGCTGCGGCTCGTTCATCGCCAACTTCGCCGACTCCATGGGCATGGACGTGCGCCAGTTCGCTGCCGCGGCGGTCAAGGGGGAGCGTCCCGTCGACCTGGGCTCGCGCTGTACGGTCTTCATGAACTCCCGCGTCAAGCAGGCCCAGAAGGAGGGTGCGACCATCGGTGACGTCGCTGCGGGCCTCTCGTACTCCGTCATCAAGAACGCGCTCTTCAAGGTCATCAAGCTGCGTGACTACGACGAGATCGGCAAGTACGTCGTGGTCCAGGGCGGCACCTTCATGAGTGACGCGACACTGCGGGCCTTCGAGCTCCTGACGGGTCGCGAGGTCATCCGGCCCGACATCGCGGGCGCCATGGGCGCCTACGGCGCGGCGCTGCTTGCGCGCGACCGCGCCGGTGCAAGTGGCACCTCAATGCTCCTCTCGCGCGAGAAGATCGACAACCTCGAGGTCAAGCATACCAACGCCCACTGCGGTCGCTGCTCCAACAACTGCCTGCTCACCATCAACTCCTTCGGCAACGGCCGTCGCTTCATCACGGGCAACCGCTGCGAGAAGGGCTCGGGCAAGCCCAAGAGCCAGCAGTCCCAGGCGCCCAACCTCTTCAAGTTCAAGAGCAGGCTGCTCTTCGACCGTGAGGTCCTGCCCGCCGACGAGGCCCCACGCGGCACCGTGGGCATACCCCGTGCCCTCAACATGTACGAGAACTACCCGTTCTGGCACGCGTTCTTCACCAGGCTGGGCTTCTCGGTCGTGCTCTCCGACCCCACCACGCGCAAGACCTACGAGGCAGGCACCGAGTCCATGCCATCGGAGTCCGTGTGCTACCCGGCCAAGCTCTCGCACGGCCACATCATGAACCTTTTGGAGAAGGACCCCGACTTCATCTGGATGCCCTGCATCCGCTGGGAGCGCCAGGAGGATGACGGTGCGACCAACCACTACAACTGCCCCATCGTCATGAGCTACCCGCAGGCGCTGGGCCTGAACGTCGACGAGCTCTCCGACCCCAAGGTGGAGTACCTCGACGCCTACATCCCCTATGACAACAAGAAGGAGCTCAAGCGCCGCCTGTACGAGCTCATCCAGCTGCAGCGCAGAGCCGATGCGGCCGCCGGCAGGGGTCGCTTCAGGGGGGCGGACATCACCCGTGCCGAGGTCGATGCCGCCGTCAACGAGGCCTGGGAGGCCGACCTCGCGTTCAAGGACGCCATGCATCGCAAGGGCGACGAGACGCTCAGGTGGATCGAGGACAACGATGCCCACGGCATCGTGCTGGCGGGTCGCCCCTACCACAACGACGGCGAGATCAACCATGCCATCCCCGAGATGCTCCAGGGCTTTGGCTTCGCGGTCCTGACCGAGGACGCCGTCGCGCACAAGATGAGGCCCGAGCGTCCCATCCGCGTCGTCGACCAGTGGATGTACCACAGTCGCCTCTATCGTGCGGCGCGCTTTGTCGCCAGCCGAAACGACCTCGACCTCATACAGCTGCAGTCCTTCGGCTGTGGCCTCGACGCGCTTACGACCGACCAGGTCCAGGAGATCCTCGAGAACTCCGGCAAGATCTACACCGTCCTCAAGATCGACGAGGTCTCGAACCTAGGTGCCGCGCGCATCCGTGTCCGCTCGCTCATGGCCGCCCTCAAGGAGGGGCGTGCCGAGCTCGAGCGCGAGACTGCGGCGGGCATCGCCACGGAGGTCGCGCCCGTCGACGTCCGTCGTGCCGATGGCACGCTCGAGCACGCCCGCCAGACGGACCTCTCGCGCCGCACGCCCGTCTATCGCAGCGCCAAGGGGTCGGACTTCAAGAAGGTCCGCTACACCAAGGAGATGCAGGCCGAGGGGTACACCATCCTCGCACCTCAGATGGCACCCATCCACTTCGACCTCGTCGAGCCCCTTCTGAGGGGGGCCGGCTACAACGTCGTGCTGCTGCCCTCCGTCGACCACGCGGCCGTCGACACGGGCCTCAAGTACGTCAACAACGACATCTGCTACCCGTCCATCCTGGTCACGGGACAGATCATGGAGGCCGTCCTCTCGGGCAAGTACGACCTCAGCCGAACGGCAGTCCTGATCTCCCAGACCGGTGGCGGCTGCCGAGCCACCAACTACATCGCCCTCATCCGCAAGGCGCTCAAGGACTCGGGACATCCCGACATCCCGGTCATCTCCCTGTCCGCAGCCGGCAACCTCGACGAGAAGAACCCCGGCTTCAACATCCTGTCCGATCCCCAGCTGCTGGTTCGTGCCGTGTACGCGCTGCTGTACGGTGACCTCATCATGCAGCTGCTCTACCGCGTGCGCCCCTATGAGGTCGAGAGGGGCTCGGCGGACCGGCTCTACGACAGCTTCATGAGCCGTGCCAAGACCCTCATCCCACGCACGGATCGCAAGAGCTTCTATCGCCTGTGTCAGGACACCATCGACCGCTTCGAACGGCTGCCGCTGGAGAACGACCGCTCCAAGCCACGCGTCGGCGTGGTCGGCGAGATCCTCGTCAAGTTCCACCCGACGGCCAACAACGAGGTCGTGCGCGTCATCGAGAGCGAGGGCTGCGAGGCAGATGTGCCCGGCCTGGTCGACTTCTTCCTGTTTGGCATGTCCAACCAGATCAACATGAAAAGGGAGCTGGGCACCAAGGCCAGCTCGCGCCTCACGCACATCGCGGGCATCAAGGCCATCGACGCCCTGCGTGCGCCCATCAACAAGATGCTGCGCAGGACAACGCGCTTCGAGCCCTATGGCTCCATCTTCGAGCTTGCGGAGAAGGCCGAGCAGGTCCTGTCCCTGTGCAACACGATGGGCGAGGGCTGGCTGCTCACGGCCGAGATGGTCGATCTCATCGAACACGGCACGCCCAACATCGTGGTGTGCTCGCCGTTTGCCTGCCTGCCCAACCATGTCGTGGGCAAGTCGGTCATCAAGCGCCTGCGCCAGATGCATGGCGAGTCCAACATCGTGGCCGTCGACTACGACCCCGGTGCGTCCGAGGTCAATCAGCTCAACCGCATCAAGCTGATGATCTCTGTCGCGAAGGAGAACTTCAAGAACGGTGGCGCGTTCAGGATCGAGAACGCGAACGACCCCACCACCAGCGTGGTCATGCCCTACGTGGACGAGACCTCCTCGCATCGGCGTCACCGTGGCGAGCTTGGGGACAGCCTTGTGAACGAGGGTGCGGTAGTCTCGGGAGTCTATGCCGCCTACGGTGCGCCGGCGTCAGAGGATGGCGGTGCGACGTACGGTCGCGGGGAGGGGAGGATCCACCTCTCGCCCGAGCAGCTCGATGCCATCCGGCAGGCCAAGGAGAAGGCTGGCGTGAGGTAGGCGACATAACAGGCGACATAACAGTCGACATAACAGGCGGCATAACAGGCGGCATAAGGTATGCGGCGAGATATGAGGCGTGTGGCAGGTGACATTCTGGCTGCGAGGCGAGTGCGGGTAAGGCGACTCGCCCAAGCGATGGGGGCAGACGAGGATGTGCCGGCAGAAAAGTAGCAAAAGTCGCTTAGGCACTTTTGCTACTTTTATACATTCGCGCAGGTAGACACGCAAAAATTGCCAAAAGTACCAAAAGTCCCTCAGGGGTTTTTGTTACTTTCGCCTGTGAATGAAGCGTCGGGTCGCTTGCTGGTTACATTCGGGTCCCTCCAGGTTCGACAACACCCCGTGCGGCATCATGTCTCGGCATCGCCTTTCGCGCCGTCCTTCCCGCCCCTGTCCTTCCCGCCCTTCTTCCTGAGCCTGTCCCAGACCTTGTCGGAGAGGGTCGCACGACGGGTCGTCCCGTCTGCGATTCCGCGGATCTTGCCCCAGTGCGCGCGGAGCATCAGAAGCGTCAGCACGAGGGCGACCGCTGCCTGTTCGGACGTGCCGACGAGCAGTGTGAACAGGAAGAACGCTCCGCATATCGCGACGGCGCCCACGCAGAGGTAACCCGAGAGCACAACGACCGCGAATCCGAGAAGGGACGCTGCGATGCCCCAGAGCGGACTCGTGAGGATGATGGCCGAGCAGGTCGTGGTCACGCCCTTGCCGCCATGGAAGCGGTGCCAGAAGGGATAGTTGTGACCGAGCGTCGCACCGAGGCCCGCCCAGAGGCCGGCGGCGTCCGCGCCGCCTGCTGCATCGGCAAAGACCGTACGTGCGACCATCCAGGCGAGGAGCGTCTTGAGGATGTCGCCCGCAAGCACGGCGAGAGCTGCCTTGGTGCCCAGCTCGTGGCCGACGTTGGCCATGCCGGGGTTGCCCTGCCCTACCTCGAAGGACGACTTGTGCACGAGGGTGCGACACACGACCTCGGCCGTGAGGAGGCCGCCGAAGGCATACCCGATGAGGAGCGATGAGATTCTTGCGACCATGCTGGCTCCGTCCTGTGGGGATCTATGCCGGGTTCCGCTCGGGGGGCTCGTAACGTCTGGTCTCCCAGTCTTCCTGAGTGGAGGGTGGATAGGGTGGGGGACGGCTAGATTAAAGGGTAGCTGGTCGGGCCGATGGCGTCCCTTGGGATTGCCCGTTGGGCTCAGAAGTCTCTGAGACCCCATCTTTGGGGAGCTCGTTAATGTGGTTCCCCGGTTTTCCACAGCGACAAGCCGCACCGCGGCGTCCCTCTCGCCAGCGCCATGGCGTACTGGGGTACCATCAGAGGGTCTGAACGAGGTGTGTCAGGGCGCGTTCCCGCTTGTTCGGAGGGCGTGACCTGTCCTATGCCTACGCTTCCCTGCCTGCAATCCCCGTTTGTCCCACGCAACGAGAAAGGTCCCCGCCATGGCCAGCGCCACCGAGCACCGCGAACCCAAGCACCGCGAGCCCAGACCCTGCGAGCCCAGACCCTGCGAGCCCAGACCCTGCGAGCCCAGATCCTATGAGCCCAAGCCCTCCGACGTGCTCGAGCGCTTCCTGCGCTACGTGCAGGTCGACTCCCAGTCCGATCCCGACAACGAGTCGGAGACGCCCTCCACGCCTGCACAACATGACATGGCACGCGTTCTGGGAGAGGAGCTGCGCGCCCTGGGCTGCGAGGACGTCGTCGTGGACGGGCACGCCTACGTCACCGCGACGGTTCCGGCCTCTGCGGGTGCCGAGGGCCTTCCCGCCCTGGGCCTCTGCGCCCACATCGACTCCACGGTCGACGCCCCTGCCGCAGGCGTGAGGCCCCACGTGGTCCACTACGAGGGTGGCGACCTGGTCGCAGGCGTCATCGACGGCACCGAGGTCTCCACCTCCTCCGATCAGGTTCCCGACCTGGGACAGTTCGTGGGCCAGGACATCGTCGTGAGCGACGGGCGCACGCTCCTCTCGGCTGACGACAAGGCCGGCGTGGCGGAGATCTGCGCGTTGGTGGCGCGTCTCGGGGACGATCCCAGCCTGCCACACCCCACGCTCAAGATCGCCTTCGTGCCGGACGAGGAGATCGGTCACGGGGCCGCCCTCCTGGACCTCGATAAGTTTGGCGCCGCCTGGTGCTACACCGTCGACGGCGAGGCCTTGGGCGAGTTCAACTACGAGACGTTCAACGCAGCCGAGGCCACCGTGCGCGTGCGCGGCGTGATGGTGCACCCAGGCAGCGCCAAGGACGTCATGGTCAACGCAATCACCGTGGCAGGCGAGTTCGAGCGGCTGGTGCCCGCCTTCGAGCGCCCGGAGCACACCGAGGGTCGCGAGGGCTTCTACCATCCCATCCAGGTCAGAGGCACGGCGTCCGAGGTCACTCTCACCTACATCGTGCGCGACCACGACGCCAGTCGCTTCGAGGGACGCCAACAGGTCCTTCGTGACATCGCGGCCTTCCTGAACGGCCGTCATGGGGAGGGGACCGTCACGGTGGAGCTGCGCGAGCAGTACCGCAACATGTCCGAGGCCTTTGGCGACTGTCCCTTCCTGATCGCCAACGCGCTCGAGGCACATCGGGAGGTGGGCATCGAGCCCAAGGTCGTCGCCGTCCGTGGCGGCACCGACGGCTCGCAGCTCTCGCTGCGCGGGCTGCCCTGCCCCAACATCGCGACAGGCGGCTACAACGCGCATTCGGTACGCGAGTTCGTTCCCGTGCGTAGCCTTGAGCTCACGGTCGACCTCCTTGAGCGTCTGGTGGGGAAGTTCTCCGTGCCCCAGTCGTAGCGCTCCCGTTTGCGTGCGAGAAAAGACAAGCCGTCTACCGGGTCTTTTTCACCGCCTGCCGGAGCGTTTCCCCTTGTCCTGCCGTCTGCGCCGAAAGCCGGGCCCCCTGCGAGGCGCTGGGCCGCCAGCTGTGTGCCGTGGGATACAGTGGGCACAGACGACAGATGAGGGGAGGTCCGCATGTACGACAGGGGGCGCGTCGGTGGCATCTTGCGCGCCCGTGGCGTGCGTGTCTGTAGAGTGGCGGCCTGGTCATGACCTTTGGCGTGGGGCTTCTCCTGACGGTGGTCCTGCCGATGGTGGCGCTCCTGCGTGCGAGCCTCATGGGTCCGGGTTTGGCTGAGCGCCATCACAGCCACCATGACACCTACAGCGTCTCGAGCTTCCTGCTGCGCAGCGTCGTCGTCGCGATGCTGTTCATGGCGGTCCTGGGCGTCATCTTCGGGTGGCTGTGCGAGGTCGATGCCTTTGCGGCGGACTCCGACGTGGTCGTCGCGTTCTTTGCGGCCTTCGAGCTGATGGCCTTCTTCATGTGGTTCTGCATGGTACGCTATCGCGTCGTGACCTATGGCGATCACATGAGCGTGACGCCATTCGTGGGTCCCCGCGTGGACGTTCCCTACGACGCTATCGAGTGCATGGAGTGGACGAGCTCCAGTTCGCTGGTGGGCTACCAGAGCGTGCGCGTGCGTTCGCGGGGACGCCGCCGCGTCACGCTCTGGGGCACCATCGACGTGGACCAGGTCCTCATGCGCATCGACCGCTATGACGTGCTGGAGAGCCGCGTGCATGAGTGAGCCCGTCCCCGGCGTCTCTTCGCGTCCCCGTCCCGGCTCCCTCCCTAGGCGCCCATGCCCGCGAAGCCGTAGCAACCCATCTCCCAGGCACGGTGCTCTCCCGGGAGCGTCGAGGTGACGCACAGCTCCGAGACGTCCTGTGGGTACCAGCGTGTGGTCAGGGTGACCTCCCCGCCGTTCACGAAGACCTCCACGATGGAGGTGTCGACCAGCATGCGCAGCGACTCCACGCGACCGGCCGAGAGCGTGCTCGCAAGGAGGCGCCGTACGCCGCGATGGGCCCCTGCCGCCCCGTGGAAGCAGAGCTCGAGCATCTGGTCGCACACCAGGAGCTCGAGCTCGCTGCCCAGAAGGACGCGCCCCTCCCCGTCGATGTCATCGATCACAAGGTCGCAGCTGCCATCCGCGAAGCGCGCCCCCCTGGCGCCCGTGAGGTCGAAGACGTCGTAGGGGGAGGTCCCGACGGTGCCCGTGAGCCCGTGGGCGTCCTGCGCCGTGAGCTTGACCTCCTTGCCACGCAGGCCGTCGATCTCTCGGGCGGGCCACTGGCAGATGCGGCCGGCGGCATTCGTCGTGAGCTCGCGTGGCACGGTCAGCGTGTGCGTCCACGCACGGGTCGGGTTGTCGTACTGGGTCTCTATGTCGGGCAGGCCTGCCCAGCCCACCAGGAGCGTCCGCCCGGACTCGTCCTCGAACGCCTGCGGTGCGTAGAAGTCGAAGCCAAAGTCCAGCTCGACGAAGCTCCTCTCGTCGATGCAGGGGTAGGGGCCACTGGCGCCCATGAGATCCCCGTCGCCGCGCATGAGCTCGACGAGGCTTCCCTCGAGGGGGAAGTAGCCGCTGTTATGGATGTTCTGGAACGAGAAGGGCCGCTTGCTCACGCCCTGGGGGCATACGAGGAGGAACTCACGCCCATCCACACGCACCAGGTTGGGGCATTCCCACATGTAGCCGAAGGGCTCGGCACCCGTGCCCGTTGCCGACCCCTCCAGCTCCCAGGCAAGGCCGTCGGGGCTGCCGTACAGGAGGATGGCCCCCCGGTCGTCCATCGTCCGCGCCCCCAGCAGCATGTGCCAGCTGCCGCCTTGTCGCCACACCTTGGGGTCGCGCACGTGGCAGCTGCAGTAGGAGGGGTAGCCCTCGTTGCCCAGGACGAGCCTCTTCTCGCCAAAGCGCACCCCGTCGCTCACCACCAGGGTCTCATTGGCGAGACGACCCGAGCGGTCGTAGTCGTGATCGCCGGGGAGCAGGGCATTTCCGGTGTAGTAGCACCACATCTGCCCGTCATGCACGACGGCGGAGCCCGAATAGGATCCGTTTCGGTCCAGGTCGCAGTCGGGCATGATGGGGCAGCCCATCCACTCCCAACTCACAAGGTCGCGGCTTGCCCAGTGGGCCCAGCCATGCGCGGCGTCGGGCCAGAGGCGGCGGTGCTGGTGGAAGAAGTGATAGGTCCCGTCCAGCTGGCACAGCCCGTTGGGGTCGGTGATGTCCCCGGTCTGGGTCTGGAGGTGGAAGCGCAGGCGCCAGTTGTGCTTCGGGTTGGCGTTGTAGTCTATGGCCACGGCTCTCGTCTCCTTGGGTTCGTCGCGACAGGGCGTCGGCATGACGTGATGTTAGCGGGCGTGGCGCTGGCAAGCGTGGCGCCGGCCGGGCAGGCGCCGACCGGGATGATGCTGGTCGAGAGGGGCGGTCGGACCTAGCCCAGGACCTTCTCGACCTCAGCGAGCGTCGGCATGGAGGGGATGGCCCCGCGGCTGCGGACGCAGAGCGAGGCGACGGCGTTGCCGAAGCGCGCGAAGCCCTTCGCGTCCTCGAGGGTCACGTCGGCAGGGGAGGTCCTGCTGTCCACGAAGGCGCACAGGAACCCACCCCAGAAGGAGTCCCCGGCACCGGTGGTGTCGACGGCCTCGACACGGAAGCTCGGCACAGTCGCGCCGCCATCCTTGGTGGCAACGTAGGCGCCATCTGCGTCGAGCGTGACACAGACTACCTTCGCGCCCTGGTCCAGAAGGACCTGGGCCGCGGCCTGGGGGTCGGTGGTGCCGCACATGAGCTCGCACTCCTCGCAGGAGATCTTGATGAGGTCCATGTAGCCCACGATGGAGCGCATGTGCCCGGAAGCGACCTCGGCCGAGGGCCAGAGGCTGCTGCGGTAGTTGGGGTCGTAGGACATGACGCAGCCAGCCGCCTTGGCCGCCTCGAGCGCGGCCATGGTCGCGGAGCGCGCAGGCTCGTCGGTG belongs to Olsenella uli DSM 7084 and includes:
- a CDS encoding TetR/AcrR family transcriptional regulator, with protein sequence MQQVLRGVSSPPARTDPRSVRTRRALRDALAAEILSTGDLSQVTVTAVSNRAGVTRRTFYSHFKDIPDLVDQVERETVDGSRALVERIASTHLDELQRSIENLKPCPGSVELLEYFRARGGYLGALLGDGGDPAFAERLKHMVRETVASRALEGIDLLAIGAFFDYYLTFAISAEVGVLVRWLTSGMRESSEAMARVMTALMFVRPGDLYGKKIEFDIPSLGLALLTMRENDDD
- a CDS encoding 2-hydroxyacyl-CoA dehydratase; its protein translation is MTNHMESTAAQVRARQPIELVQFEAELRPKNPIDLSHAHLRLGIDVGSTTVKLAVIDDNDNLVYANYERHHTDVKATAAQVFAKARSVVGDVPMRVSITGSGGMLLSQWLNVEFVQEVIASKHAVEALIPQTDCAIELGGEDAKIIYFDNGIEQRMNGTCAGGTGAFIDQMASLMETDATGLNELAKGASHIYPIASRCGVFAKSDVQPLLNEGAAREDVAASIFQAVANQTVSGLACGHPIRGYVAFLGGPLQYLSELRHRFYETLRLDEQHRVIPENAHLFVATGAALAGESDTYVTFSEVIDDLRNLGDTQGSEVARLDPLFATEDAYRSFKERHDQEVVAKGSLDGYHGRVFIGLDAGSTTMKAAVVGEDGELLYTWYDNNNGDVLGTARRIMDDIYDHLGEGCTIGHVTTTGYGEGILIEALGADSGEIETVAHLRGARAFVPDVNFILDIGGQDMKCLQVKNGIIEHISLNEACSSGCGSFIANFADSMGMDVRQFAAAAVKGERPVDLGSRCTVFMNSRVKQAQKEGATIGDVAAGLSYSVIKNALFKVIKLRDYDEIGKYVVVQGGTFMSDATLRAFELLTGREVIRPDIAGAMGAYGAALLARDRAGASGTSMLLSREKIDNLEVKHTNAHCGRCSNNCLLTINSFGNGRRFITGNRCEKGSGKPKSQQSQAPNLFKFKSRLLFDREVLPADEAPRGTVGIPRALNMYENYPFWHAFFTRLGFSVVLSDPTTRKTYEAGTESMPSESVCYPAKLSHGHIMNLLEKDPDFIWMPCIRWERQEDDGATNHYNCPIVMSYPQALGLNVDELSDPKVEYLDAYIPYDNKKELKRRLYELIQLQRRADAAAGRGRFRGADITRAEVDAAVNEAWEADLAFKDAMHRKGDETLRWIEDNDAHGIVLAGRPYHNDGEINHAIPEMLQGFGFAVLTEDAVAHKMRPERPIRVVDQWMYHSRLYRAARFVASRNDLDLIQLQSFGCGLDALTTDQVQEILENSGKIYTVLKIDEVSNLGAARIRVRSLMAALKEGRAELERETAAGIATEVAPVDVRRADGTLEHARQTDLSRRTPVYRSAKGSDFKKVRYTKEMQAEGYTILAPQMAPIHFDLVEPLLRGAGYNVVLLPSVDHAAVDTGLKYVNNDICYPSILVTGQIMEAVLSGKYDLSRTAVLISQTGGGCRATNYIALIRKALKDSGHPDIPVISLSAAGNLDEKNPGFNILSDPQLLVRAVYALLYGDLIMQLLYRVRPYEVERGSADRLYDSFMSRAKTLIPRTDRKSFYRLCQDTIDRFERLPLENDRSKPRVGVVGEILVKFHPTANNEVVRVIESEGCEADVPGLVDFFLFGMSNQINMKRELGTKASSRLTHIAGIKAIDALRAPINKMLRRTTRFEPYGSIFELAEKAEQVLSLCNTMGEGWLLTAEMVDLIEHGTPNIVVCSPFACLPNHVVGKSVIKRLRQMHGESNIVAVDYDPGASEVNQLNRIKLMISVAKENFKNGGAFRIENANDPTTSVVMPYVDETSSHRRHRGELGDSLVNEGAVVSGVYAAYGAPASEDGGATYGRGEGRIHLSPEQLDAIRQAKEKAGVR
- a CDS encoding glycerol-3-phosphate acyltransferase, which produces MVARISSLLIGYAFGGLLTAEVVCRTLVHKSSFEVGQGNPGMANVGHELGTKAALAVLAGDILKTLLAWMVARTVFADAAGGADAAGLWAGLGATLGHNYPFWHRFHGGKGVTTTCSAIILTSPLWGIAASLLGFAVVVLSGYLCVGAVAICGAFFLFTLLVGTSEQAAVALVLTLLMLRAHWGKIRGIADGTTRRATLSDKVWDRLRKKGGKDRGGKDGAKGDAET
- the pepT gene encoding peptidase T — its product is MASATEHREPKHREPRPCEPRPCEPRPCEPRSYEPKPSDVLERFLRYVQVDSQSDPDNESETPSTPAQHDMARVLGEELRALGCEDVVVDGHAYVTATVPASAGAEGLPALGLCAHIDSTVDAPAAGVRPHVVHYEGGDLVAGVIDGTEVSTSSDQVPDLGQFVGQDIVVSDGRTLLSADDKAGVAEICALVARLGDDPSLPHPTLKIAFVPDEEIGHGAALLDLDKFGAAWCYTVDGEALGEFNYETFNAAEATVRVRGVMVHPGSAKDVMVNAITVAGEFERLVPAFERPEHTEGREGFYHPIQVRGTASEVTLTYIVRDHDASRFEGRQQVLRDIAAFLNGRHGEGTVTVELREQYRNMSEAFGDCPFLIANALEAHREVGIEPKVVAVRGGTDGSQLSLRGLPCPNIATGGYNAHSVREFVPVRSLELTVDLLERLVGKFSVPQS
- a CDS encoding glycoside hydrolase family 32 protein, which translates into the protein MAIDYNANPKHNWRLRFHLQTQTGDITDPNGLCQLDGTYHFFHQHRRLWPDAAHGWAHWASRDLVSWEWMGCPIMPDCDLDRNGSYSGSAVVHDGQMWCYYTGNALLPGDHDYDRSGRLANETLVVSDGVRFGEKRLVLGNEGYPSYCSCHVRDPKVWRQGGSWHMLLGARTMDDRGAILLYGSPDGLAWELEGSATGTGAEPFGYMWECPNLVRVDGREFLLVCPQGVSKRPFSFQNIHNSGYFPLEGSLVELMRGDGDLMGASGPYPCIDERSFVELDFGFDFYAPQAFEDESGRTLLVGWAGLPDIETQYDNPTRAWTHTLTVPRELTTNAAGRICQWPAREIDGLRGKEVKLTAQDAHGLTGTVGTSPYDVFDLTGARGARFADGSCDLVIDDIDGEGRVLLGSELELLVCDQMLELCFHGAAGAHRGVRRLLASTLSAGRVESLRMLVDTSIVEVFVNGGEVTLTTRWYPQDVSELCVTSTLPGEHRAWEMGCYGFAGMGA
- a CDS encoding PfkB family carbohydrate kinase: MFAVTALGELLIDFTDAGTSAAGQKLFERNPGGAPANVLVALERLGMSCAFIGKVGDDMHGEFLRATLVANDVNCDGLVSDPEHFTTLAFVALSEDGERTFSFARKPGADTQLRPEEVDTRIIRNSKVFHVGSLSLTDEPARSATMAALEAAKAAGCVMSYDPNYRSSLWPSAEVASGHMRSIVGYMDLIKISCEECELMCGTTDPQAAAQVLLDQGAKVVCVTLDADGAYVATKDGGATVPSFRVEAVDTTGAGDSFWGGFLCAFVDSRTSPADVTLEDAKGFARFGNAVASLCVRSRGAIPSMPTLAEVEKVLG